Proteins encoded by one window of Anoplopoma fimbria isolate UVic2021 breed Golden Eagle Sablefish chromosome 23, Afim_UVic_2022, whole genome shotgun sequence:
- the arid2 gene encoding AT-rich interactive domain-containing protein 2 isoform X1, translating to MANSTGKNLLDQRRKGQAFLDELRQFHQSRGSPFRKIPIVGGKELDLNALYVRVVSLGGFAKVSDKNQWIELGDEFNFPRSCSNAAFALKQYYLRYLEKYEKVHHFGEDDEEAQPGNPKVSLPIGAIPSSYNYQQHIVSDYLRQSYGLSSDFVPPCDYNKLVLSLLSGLPNEVDFAVNVCTLLSNESKHAMQLDKDPKLVTLLLAHAGVFDDSLASFSAVFGTDWKEKTSRDFVRFWKEVVEDVEVRELIWDKNSPTQVLFADGTLSEERWPSLFHPPRNQGINDMEAQRVLQIAVILRNLSFEEANVKLLAANRTCLRFLLLCAHCNLISLRQLGLDTLGNVAAELQLDPVDFRTTHLIFHTITKCLMSRDRFLKMRAMEILGNLSKAEDNGVLICEYVDQDSYREVIMLLTLPDLMLLMASLEVLYLLAQLGEIPCSKIASVDHSIDLLVRLVSVDLHTFGPDALTAVRLIEHQASADQAAEVRPQLVEQVPAAVQGAAAPVTRVQVQSTQPPPGIVELDGEKFTLQWLNAHFETNPEGSVSRSEMYSEYLATCSKMGRSNILNSTGFLKCLRTVFPSHTMRRQDEGKANGQVHILLVGLRRRAIPLPIQLYYQQTQQQSPAAASTPPAARHEAPGDPQAPPPGLPLGPPSLGPQFVRVMGPNLSSVGAAPSVALTAQEPPHAGHPTVSRHPVPLQASPQLPPNPLATAQQQPVRPGPMVQIPTSATATQNHSPQNPPAQQHSPMLPTGTPVTLFQQVPQGHILTARVHGVCPPITQHPALSQTSPLSGPQGGAPQTEPHCVAMASSPSSSIQSGAGQAFSIAGVTNSQGSRVTFQNIAPKPAPSQSGGPAATTNQQPQLQQQSQSLVIVGPNPQQNPAYTPAIHQIVLANPSAIQGAQTIQIAGQPGAASSPCSPPASHSNTQVQPNQTVSHALSMKRHQQQHQQHQQQPQLQLISQTPPTQPTSTESSLIKQLLLPKRGPSTPGGKLILPAPQVPPPNSTMAPSPQVIYQTSYSPQNPSPQQLNVQLVPGQLPSAGAPALQTVQLLPGQLISTSSPGAATIIQGPTTAGQVTFTVVPNTGFTTSTAAVVSQGAVAPGAPPSPFSTASVPHHAPAATPPPPPLPAPLRGDKIICQKEEEAKDATGLHIHERKIEVMENSSLAEGDSNGKTSNGDVAAGAKLLNGRKCMESNLPPYHSGNSQGALNGPATEGHPANGKQALSPSLNTPLEGNPDPKKTLVNGVCDFDRVDGGSNLNKNIPNHIASKQYLGNGEVGPSEKSHGSDPLLPSPPPPQQDTAKAQQAERLANGPQAVGNRPPSELTNGPLGPGHGVPALRQQLLPNSTLPSTVTVTSQSPAAAPANGVASEARGLKRPAENDDRGGAAAPSGIPNKVGVRIITISDPNNAGSTSTMVAVPAGTDPSTVAKVAIENATQQRNCSPTLAAGSTPTVTPPPVSQPAPGGSHSPHLSAQQSPAAPPEQIRKAGQNFKCLWQSCKRWFETPSRVFYHAATQHGGKGVYGGHCQWEGCEPFPRQRLSFITHLQDKHCSREALLAGLKLEEQQAQSPNQTSSQTPPAAGSTPTPRAPKAIVNHPSAALMALRRGSRNLVFRDFTDEKEGPVTKHIRLTAALTLKNIAKHSDCGRMLVKRHETHLSVLALSNMEVSTTLAKCLYELTRSLQA from the exons ATACTTGGAGAAGTATGAGAAAGTCCACCACTTCGGCGAGGATGATGAAGAAGCGCAGCCGGGGAATCCCAAAGTCTCTCTTCCAATCGGTGCAATTCCCAGCTCTTACAACTACCAGCAACACATTGTATCAG aCTATCTCCGCCAAAGCTATGGACTGTCCTCAGACTTCGTTCCGCCGTGTGACTACAACAAACTGGTGCTGTCCCTCCTCTCGGGCCTACCCAACGAAGTGGACTTTGCTGTTAACGTTTGCACGCTGCTGTCCAACGAGAGCAAGCACGCCATGCAGCTGGACAAGGACCCCAAACTGGTCACGCTGCTGCTGGCACACGCCGGTGTCTTTGACGACT CGCTAGCCAGCTTCTCCGCGGTATTCGGGACGGACTGGAAGGAGAAAACCTCCCGGGACTTTGTCAGG TTCTGGAAAGAGGTGGTGGAGGACGTCGAAGTCCGGGAGCTGATCTGGGACAAGAACAGCCCAACACAAG ttctCTTTGCAGATGGTACGTTGAGCGAGGAGCGCTGGCCGAGCCTCTTCCACCCGCCGCGGAACCAGGGCATCAATGACATGGAGGCCCAGCGGGTCCTGCAGATTGCCGTTATCCTGCGGAACCTCTCCTTCGAGGAGGCCAACGTCAAGCTGCTGGCGGCCAACCGAACGTGCCTGCGCTTCCTTTTGCTCTGTGCCCACTGTAACCTCATCTCACTCCGACAGCTTGGACTCGACACGTTGGGCAACGTGGCTGCCGAG CTCCAGCTGGATCCCGTTGACTTTCGGACGACTCATCTGATTTTTCACACCATCACCAAATGTTTGATGTCCAGGGACAGGTTTCTCAAAATGAGGG CCATGGAAATTCTGGGCAACCTCAGCAAGGCGGAGGACAACGGCGTGCTCATCTGTGAGTATGTGGACCAGGACTCGTACAGGGAGGTTATAATGCTCCTCACGCTGCCTGACCTCATGCTCCTCATGGCCTCCTTGGAGGTCCTCTACCTGCTGGCCCAGCTCGGAGAGATTCCCTGCAGCAAGATCGCCTCTGTCGACCATAGCATAG ACCTGTTGGTGCGGTTAGTATCGGTTGACCTTCACACGTTTGGACCCGACGCCCTGACGGCGGTGCGACTGATCGAGCATCAGGCCAGCGCCGACCAGGCAGCCGAGGTTCGACCACAGCTGGTGGAGCAGGTTCCTGCAGCCGTGCAGGGAGCAGCAGCGCCTG TAACGAGGGTCCAGGTTCAATCCACTCAACCACCACCTGGTATTGTGGAACTTGATGGGGAAAAATTTACACTGCAGTG GCTAAACGCACACTTTGAGACAAACCCAGAGGGCTCTGTGTCTCGATCAGAAATGTACTCTGAGTATCTGGCCACGTGTAGTAAAATGGGACGAAGCAACATCTTGAACTCCACCGGCTTCCTCAAATGTCTGAG GACCGTGTTTCCCAGCCACACGATGCGGCGGCAAGATGAGGGCAAGGCCAATGGTCAGGTTCACATTCTCCTGGTTGGGCTGAGGCGCAGGGCCATCCCGCTGCCCATCCAGCTGTACTACCAGCAGACCCAGCAGCAGAGTCCGGCAGCAGCTTCAACACCTCCGGCAGCCCGGCACGAGGCTCCTGGTGACCCTCAGGCCCCGCCTCCAG GCTTACCTCTTGGGCCTCCCAGTCTTGGACCCCAGTTTGTCCGGGTGATGGGCCCCAACCTCAGCTCCGTTGGTGCCGCCCCATCCGTGGCCTTGACCGCGCAGGAGCCTCCTCATGCGGGCCACCCAACTGTTTCCCGTCACCCCGTGCCCCTTCAGGCGTCCCCGCAGTTGCCACCAAATCCTCTGGCGACAGCGCAGCAGCAACCGGTCCGACCCGGTCCAATGGTCCAGATACCTACGTCGGCAACGGCCACCCAGAACCACAGCCCCCAGAACCCCCCAGCTCAGCAGCACTCCCCCATGCTTCCCACGGGGACGCCTGTCACACTATTTCAGCAGGTACCACAGGGCCACATCCTCACCGCCAGGGTACACGGCGTGTGCCCTCCGATCACACAGCACCCGGCCCTGTCTCAAACCTCTCCCCTGTCTGGGCCTCAAGGTGGAGCTCCCCAGACGGAGCCTCACTGTGTTGCTATGGCATCGTCACCCTCTTCTTCCATCCAGTCGGGGGCTGGTCAGGCGTTCAGTATCGCCGGTGTGACCAATTCCCAGGGGTCACGTGTCACATTTCAGAATATCGCCCCCAAGCCAGCGCCAAGCCAGTCTGGTGGACCGGCAGCTACAACCAACCAGCAGCCTCAACTACAACAGCAGTCGCAGAGTCTCGTAATAGTCGGTCCCAACCCCCAACAGAACCCAGCCTACACCCCTGCCATACACCAGATCGTTCTTGCCAACCCCTCCGCCATCCAGGGCGCCCAGACTATCCAGATAGCAGGGCAGCCCGGAGCTGCTTCCAGCCCCTGCTCGCCTCCCGCTTCTCATTCCAACACCCAGGTCCAGCCCAATCAAACTGTCAGCCACGCACTGTCCATGAAACGGcaccaacagcagcaccaacagcaCCAACAGCAGCCACAGCTCCAGCTTATATCCCAAACTCCCCCCACTCAGCCTACCTCCACCGAGTCCAGCTTGATCAAACAGCTACTGCTTCCAAAGCGAGGACCTTCTACTCCGGGAGGAAAGCTCATCCTACCCGCTCCACAGGTGCCCCCTCCCAACAGCACGATGGCACCTAGTCCGCAGGTCATCTACCAGACGAGCTACAGCCCCCAGAATCCCTCTCCTCAGCAGCTCAATGTCCAGTTGGTTCCTGGTCAGCTTCCCTCTGCAGGAGCCCCGGCCCTCCAGACGGTCCAGCTCTTGCCAGGCCAGCTCATTTCCACAAGTAGCCCAGGGGCAGCTACCATAATCCAGGGCCCAACAACAGCTGGACAAGTCACCTTCACCGTGGTCCCCAACACTGGCTTCACCACCTCCACCGCTGCCGTTGTCAGCCAGGGTGCTGTGGCACCAGGAGCCCCCCCTTCTCCTTTCTCTACTGCATCAGTTCCCCACCACGCCCCTGCGgctacaccaccaccacccccactgCCAGCTCCCCTCAGAGGAGACAAGATCATCTgtcaaaaggaggaggaggccaagGATGCCACGGGGCTGCACATCCATGAGAGGAAGATAGAGGTGATGGAGAACTCGTCTTTGGCAGAAGGCGACTCCAACGGTAAAACCAGTAACGGCGATGTTGCAGCAGGTGCCAAGCTGCTAAATGGTCGGAAGTGCATGGAGTCTAATCTACCTCCATACCACTCAGGGAACAGCCAGGGGGCACTCAACGGCCCGGCTACGGAGGGCCACCCTGCTAATGGGAAGCAGGCCCTCTCCCCCAGCCTGAACACCCCACTGGAGGGCAACCCCGACCCCAAAAAGACTCTAGTCAATGGGGTGTGTGACTTTGATCGGGTCGATGGTGGCAGcaacttaaacaaaaacattccaaATCACATTGCTTCCAAACAGTACTTGGGGAACGGGGAGGTGGGCCCTTCTGAGAAGAGTCACGGGTCAGACCCCCTTCTTCCTAGCCCTCCTCCCCCCCAGCAGGACACTGCCAAAGCCCAGCAGGCCGAGCGCCTTGCGAACGGACCCCAGGCAGTAGGCAACAGGCCTCCCTCGGAATTAACCAACGGACCTTTGGGGCCGGGCCACGGCGTGCCTGCGCTAAGACAGCAACTGCTCCCCAATTCCACCCTGCCCTCCACTGTAACTGTTACCTCCCAGAGTCCCGCCGCCGCTCCCGCAAACGGAGTGGCCTCCGAGGCCCGGGGCCTCAAACGGCCCGCCGAGAACGATGACCGCGGCGGGGCGGCAGCGCCCTCGGGGATCCCCAACAAGGTGGGAGTGCGGATCATCACCATCAGTGACCCCAACAACGCCGGCAGCACCTCCACCATGGTGGCGGTGCCGGCAGGAACGGACCCAAGCACAGTAGCCAAAGTAGCAATAGAGAACGCCACTCAGCAGAGGAACTGCTCGCCCACACTGGCAGCTGGCTCGACG CCTACAGTAACCCCGCCCCCTGTATCCCAGCCTGCTCCAGGCGGTAGCCACAGCCCGCACCTCTCAGCACAGCAAAGCCCTGCAGCGCCGCCCGAGCAGATCAGGAAAGCAGGGCAGAACTTCAAGTGTCTGTGGCAATCCTGTAAACG GTGGTTCGAAACGCCGTCGCGGGTGTTTTACCACGCAGCGACTCAACACGGTGGAAAAGGTGTATACGGAGGGCATTGTCAGTGGGAGGGGTGTGAACCTTTCCCCCGGCAGAGACTGTCCTTCATCACACATCTACAG GACAAGCACTGCTCTCGAGAGGCTTTGCTGGCTGGCCTCAAACTAGAGGAGCAGCAGGCGCAAAGTCCCAATCAGACTTCTTCCCA GACGCCGCCAGCAGCAGGCAGCACTCCGACACCGCGAGCACCGAAAGCAATCGTGAATCACCCGAGCGCAGCTCTCATGGCCCTTCGCAGAGGCTCTCGAAACCTGGTCTTCAGGGACTTCACT GATGAGAAAGAGGGACCAGTGACCAAACACATACGACTAACTGCTGCCTTAACGTTAAAGAACATCGCCAAGCACTCGGACTGTGGTCGCAT GTTGGTAAAGAGGCATGAGACGCACCTCTCCGTGCTCGCGCTAAGTAACATGGAGGTCTCCACCACGCTCGCCAAATGCCTTTACGAACTGACTCGCTCGCTCCAGGCTTAA
- the arid2 gene encoding AT-rich interactive domain-containing protein 2 isoform X2, which yields MANSTGKNLLDQRRKGQAFLDELRQFHQSRGSPFRKIPIVGGKELDLNALYVRVVSLGGFAKVSDKNQWIELGDEFNFPRSCSNAAFALKQYYLRYLEKYEKVHHFGEDDEEAQPGNPKVSLPIGAIPSSYNYQQHIVSDYLRQSYGLSSDFVPPCDYNKLVLSLLSGLPNEVDFAVNVCTLLSNESKHAMQLDKDPKLVTLLLAHAGVFDDSLASFSAVFGTDWKEKTSRDFVRFWKEVVEDVEVRELIWDKNSPTQDGTLSEERWPSLFHPPRNQGINDMEAQRVLQIAVILRNLSFEEANVKLLAANRTCLRFLLLCAHCNLISLRQLGLDTLGNVAAELQLDPVDFRTTHLIFHTITKCLMSRDRFLKMRAMEILGNLSKAEDNGVLICEYVDQDSYREVIMLLTLPDLMLLMASLEVLYLLAQLGEIPCSKIASVDHSIDLLVRLVSVDLHTFGPDALTAVRLIEHQASADQAAEVRPQLVEQVPAAVQGAAAPVTRVQVQSTQPPPGIVELDGEKFTLQWLNAHFETNPEGSVSRSEMYSEYLATCSKMGRSNILNSTGFLKCLRTVFPSHTMRRQDEGKANGQVHILLVGLRRRAIPLPIQLYYQQTQQQSPAAASTPPAARHEAPGDPQAPPPGLPLGPPSLGPQFVRVMGPNLSSVGAAPSVALTAQEPPHAGHPTVSRHPVPLQASPQLPPNPLATAQQQPVRPGPMVQIPTSATATQNHSPQNPPAQQHSPMLPTGTPVTLFQQVPQGHILTARVHGVCPPITQHPALSQTSPLSGPQGGAPQTEPHCVAMASSPSSSIQSGAGQAFSIAGVTNSQGSRVTFQNIAPKPAPSQSGGPAATTNQQPQLQQQSQSLVIVGPNPQQNPAYTPAIHQIVLANPSAIQGAQTIQIAGQPGAASSPCSPPASHSNTQVQPNQTVSHALSMKRHQQQHQQHQQQPQLQLISQTPPTQPTSTESSLIKQLLLPKRGPSTPGGKLILPAPQVPPPNSTMAPSPQVIYQTSYSPQNPSPQQLNVQLVPGQLPSAGAPALQTVQLLPGQLISTSSPGAATIIQGPTTAGQVTFTVVPNTGFTTSTAAVVSQGAVAPGAPPSPFSTASVPHHAPAATPPPPPLPAPLRGDKIICQKEEEAKDATGLHIHERKIEVMENSSLAEGDSNGKTSNGDVAAGAKLLNGRKCMESNLPPYHSGNSQGALNGPATEGHPANGKQALSPSLNTPLEGNPDPKKTLVNGVCDFDRVDGGSNLNKNIPNHIASKQYLGNGEVGPSEKSHGSDPLLPSPPPPQQDTAKAQQAERLANGPQAVGNRPPSELTNGPLGPGHGVPALRQQLLPNSTLPSTVTVTSQSPAAAPANGVASEARGLKRPAENDDRGGAAAPSGIPNKVGVRIITISDPNNAGSTSTMVAVPAGTDPSTVAKVAIENATQQRNCSPTLAAGSTPTVTPPPVSQPAPGGSHSPHLSAQQSPAAPPEQIRKAGQNFKCLWQSCKRWFETPSRVFYHAATQHGGKGVYGGHCQWEGCEPFPRQRLSFITHLQDKHCSREALLAGLKLEEQQAQSPNQTSSQTPPAAGSTPTPRAPKAIVNHPSAALMALRRGSRNLVFRDFTDEKEGPVTKHIRLTAALTLKNIAKHSDCGRMLVKRHETHLSVLALSNMEVSTTLAKCLYELTRSLQA from the exons ATACTTGGAGAAGTATGAGAAAGTCCACCACTTCGGCGAGGATGATGAAGAAGCGCAGCCGGGGAATCCCAAAGTCTCTCTTCCAATCGGTGCAATTCCCAGCTCTTACAACTACCAGCAACACATTGTATCAG aCTATCTCCGCCAAAGCTATGGACTGTCCTCAGACTTCGTTCCGCCGTGTGACTACAACAAACTGGTGCTGTCCCTCCTCTCGGGCCTACCCAACGAAGTGGACTTTGCTGTTAACGTTTGCACGCTGCTGTCCAACGAGAGCAAGCACGCCATGCAGCTGGACAAGGACCCCAAACTGGTCACGCTGCTGCTGGCACACGCCGGTGTCTTTGACGACT CGCTAGCCAGCTTCTCCGCGGTATTCGGGACGGACTGGAAGGAGAAAACCTCCCGGGACTTTGTCAGG TTCTGGAAAGAGGTGGTGGAGGACGTCGAAGTCCGGGAGCTGATCTGGGACAAGAACAGCCCAACACAAG ATGGTACGTTGAGCGAGGAGCGCTGGCCGAGCCTCTTCCACCCGCCGCGGAACCAGGGCATCAATGACATGGAGGCCCAGCGGGTCCTGCAGATTGCCGTTATCCTGCGGAACCTCTCCTTCGAGGAGGCCAACGTCAAGCTGCTGGCGGCCAACCGAACGTGCCTGCGCTTCCTTTTGCTCTGTGCCCACTGTAACCTCATCTCACTCCGACAGCTTGGACTCGACACGTTGGGCAACGTGGCTGCCGAG CTCCAGCTGGATCCCGTTGACTTTCGGACGACTCATCTGATTTTTCACACCATCACCAAATGTTTGATGTCCAGGGACAGGTTTCTCAAAATGAGGG CCATGGAAATTCTGGGCAACCTCAGCAAGGCGGAGGACAACGGCGTGCTCATCTGTGAGTATGTGGACCAGGACTCGTACAGGGAGGTTATAATGCTCCTCACGCTGCCTGACCTCATGCTCCTCATGGCCTCCTTGGAGGTCCTCTACCTGCTGGCCCAGCTCGGAGAGATTCCCTGCAGCAAGATCGCCTCTGTCGACCATAGCATAG ACCTGTTGGTGCGGTTAGTATCGGTTGACCTTCACACGTTTGGACCCGACGCCCTGACGGCGGTGCGACTGATCGAGCATCAGGCCAGCGCCGACCAGGCAGCCGAGGTTCGACCACAGCTGGTGGAGCAGGTTCCTGCAGCCGTGCAGGGAGCAGCAGCGCCTG TAACGAGGGTCCAGGTTCAATCCACTCAACCACCACCTGGTATTGTGGAACTTGATGGGGAAAAATTTACACTGCAGTG GCTAAACGCACACTTTGAGACAAACCCAGAGGGCTCTGTGTCTCGATCAGAAATGTACTCTGAGTATCTGGCCACGTGTAGTAAAATGGGACGAAGCAACATCTTGAACTCCACCGGCTTCCTCAAATGTCTGAG GACCGTGTTTCCCAGCCACACGATGCGGCGGCAAGATGAGGGCAAGGCCAATGGTCAGGTTCACATTCTCCTGGTTGGGCTGAGGCGCAGGGCCATCCCGCTGCCCATCCAGCTGTACTACCAGCAGACCCAGCAGCAGAGTCCGGCAGCAGCTTCAACACCTCCGGCAGCCCGGCACGAGGCTCCTGGTGACCCTCAGGCCCCGCCTCCAG GCTTACCTCTTGGGCCTCCCAGTCTTGGACCCCAGTTTGTCCGGGTGATGGGCCCCAACCTCAGCTCCGTTGGTGCCGCCCCATCCGTGGCCTTGACCGCGCAGGAGCCTCCTCATGCGGGCCACCCAACTGTTTCCCGTCACCCCGTGCCCCTTCAGGCGTCCCCGCAGTTGCCACCAAATCCTCTGGCGACAGCGCAGCAGCAACCGGTCCGACCCGGTCCAATGGTCCAGATACCTACGTCGGCAACGGCCACCCAGAACCACAGCCCCCAGAACCCCCCAGCTCAGCAGCACTCCCCCATGCTTCCCACGGGGACGCCTGTCACACTATTTCAGCAGGTACCACAGGGCCACATCCTCACCGCCAGGGTACACGGCGTGTGCCCTCCGATCACACAGCACCCGGCCCTGTCTCAAACCTCTCCCCTGTCTGGGCCTCAAGGTGGAGCTCCCCAGACGGAGCCTCACTGTGTTGCTATGGCATCGTCACCCTCTTCTTCCATCCAGTCGGGGGCTGGTCAGGCGTTCAGTATCGCCGGTGTGACCAATTCCCAGGGGTCACGTGTCACATTTCAGAATATCGCCCCCAAGCCAGCGCCAAGCCAGTCTGGTGGACCGGCAGCTACAACCAACCAGCAGCCTCAACTACAACAGCAGTCGCAGAGTCTCGTAATAGTCGGTCCCAACCCCCAACAGAACCCAGCCTACACCCCTGCCATACACCAGATCGTTCTTGCCAACCCCTCCGCCATCCAGGGCGCCCAGACTATCCAGATAGCAGGGCAGCCCGGAGCTGCTTCCAGCCCCTGCTCGCCTCCCGCTTCTCATTCCAACACCCAGGTCCAGCCCAATCAAACTGTCAGCCACGCACTGTCCATGAAACGGcaccaacagcagcaccaacagcaCCAACAGCAGCCACAGCTCCAGCTTATATCCCAAACTCCCCCCACTCAGCCTACCTCCACCGAGTCCAGCTTGATCAAACAGCTACTGCTTCCAAAGCGAGGACCTTCTACTCCGGGAGGAAAGCTCATCCTACCCGCTCCACAGGTGCCCCCTCCCAACAGCACGATGGCACCTAGTCCGCAGGTCATCTACCAGACGAGCTACAGCCCCCAGAATCCCTCTCCTCAGCAGCTCAATGTCCAGTTGGTTCCTGGTCAGCTTCCCTCTGCAGGAGCCCCGGCCCTCCAGACGGTCCAGCTCTTGCCAGGCCAGCTCATTTCCACAAGTAGCCCAGGGGCAGCTACCATAATCCAGGGCCCAACAACAGCTGGACAAGTCACCTTCACCGTGGTCCCCAACACTGGCTTCACCACCTCCACCGCTGCCGTTGTCAGCCAGGGTGCTGTGGCACCAGGAGCCCCCCCTTCTCCTTTCTCTACTGCATCAGTTCCCCACCACGCCCCTGCGgctacaccaccaccacccccactgCCAGCTCCCCTCAGAGGAGACAAGATCATCTgtcaaaaggaggaggaggccaagGATGCCACGGGGCTGCACATCCATGAGAGGAAGATAGAGGTGATGGAGAACTCGTCTTTGGCAGAAGGCGACTCCAACGGTAAAACCAGTAACGGCGATGTTGCAGCAGGTGCCAAGCTGCTAAATGGTCGGAAGTGCATGGAGTCTAATCTACCTCCATACCACTCAGGGAACAGCCAGGGGGCACTCAACGGCCCGGCTACGGAGGGCCACCCTGCTAATGGGAAGCAGGCCCTCTCCCCCAGCCTGAACACCCCACTGGAGGGCAACCCCGACCCCAAAAAGACTCTAGTCAATGGGGTGTGTGACTTTGATCGGGTCGATGGTGGCAGcaacttaaacaaaaacattccaaATCACATTGCTTCCAAACAGTACTTGGGGAACGGGGAGGTGGGCCCTTCTGAGAAGAGTCACGGGTCAGACCCCCTTCTTCCTAGCCCTCCTCCCCCCCAGCAGGACACTGCCAAAGCCCAGCAGGCCGAGCGCCTTGCGAACGGACCCCAGGCAGTAGGCAACAGGCCTCCCTCGGAATTAACCAACGGACCTTTGGGGCCGGGCCACGGCGTGCCTGCGCTAAGACAGCAACTGCTCCCCAATTCCACCCTGCCCTCCACTGTAACTGTTACCTCCCAGAGTCCCGCCGCCGCTCCCGCAAACGGAGTGGCCTCCGAGGCCCGGGGCCTCAAACGGCCCGCCGAGAACGATGACCGCGGCGGGGCGGCAGCGCCCTCGGGGATCCCCAACAAGGTGGGAGTGCGGATCATCACCATCAGTGACCCCAACAACGCCGGCAGCACCTCCACCATGGTGGCGGTGCCGGCAGGAACGGACCCAAGCACAGTAGCCAAAGTAGCAATAGAGAACGCCACTCAGCAGAGGAACTGCTCGCCCACACTGGCAGCTGGCTCGACG CCTACAGTAACCCCGCCCCCTGTATCCCAGCCTGCTCCAGGCGGTAGCCACAGCCCGCACCTCTCAGCACAGCAAAGCCCTGCAGCGCCGCCCGAGCAGATCAGGAAAGCAGGGCAGAACTTCAAGTGTCTGTGGCAATCCTGTAAACG GTGGTTCGAAACGCCGTCGCGGGTGTTTTACCACGCAGCGACTCAACACGGTGGAAAAGGTGTATACGGAGGGCATTGTCAGTGGGAGGGGTGTGAACCTTTCCCCCGGCAGAGACTGTCCTTCATCACACATCTACAG GACAAGCACTGCTCTCGAGAGGCTTTGCTGGCTGGCCTCAAACTAGAGGAGCAGCAGGCGCAAAGTCCCAATCAGACTTCTTCCCA GACGCCGCCAGCAGCAGGCAGCACTCCGACACCGCGAGCACCGAAAGCAATCGTGAATCACCCGAGCGCAGCTCTCATGGCCCTTCGCAGAGGCTCTCGAAACCTGGTCTTCAGGGACTTCACT GATGAGAAAGAGGGACCAGTGACCAAACACATACGACTAACTGCTGCCTTAACGTTAAAGAACATCGCCAAGCACTCGGACTGTGGTCGCAT GTTGGTAAAGAGGCATGAGACGCACCTCTCCGTGCTCGCGCTAAGTAACATGGAGGTCTCCACCACGCTCGCCAAATGCCTTTACGAACTGACTCGCTCGCTCCAGGCTTAA